The following proteins come from a genomic window of Astatotilapia calliptera chromosome 11, fAstCal1.2, whole genome shotgun sequence:
- the LOC113032696 gene encoding E3 ubiquitin-protein ligase RNF19A, which yields MSLQKHQQLGRGSGGVMGSDRDLQSTASSISLPSVKKAPKKRRLSLASLFRRRGRESKSGRQRSRDLQHSGPGGLGGVDGIASIESIHSEMCNDKNSAFFAVAGTGAASSAAAAAAASTSSASGPCSSTSSSSKVGGGVGAELLECPLCLLRHSRESFPDIMTCHHRSCIDCLRQYLRIEISESRVNISCPECSERFNPHDIRMILGDHALMEKYEEFMLRRWLVADPDCRWCPAPDCGYAVIAFGCASCPKLTCGREGCGTEFCYHCKQLWHPNQTCDAARQQRAQSLRLRTVRSSSLNYSQESGAAADDIKPCPRCAAYIIKMNDGSCNHMTCAVCGCEFCWLCMKEISDLHYLSPSGCTFWGKKPWSRKKKILWQLGTLVGAPVGIALIAGIAIPAMIIGIPVYVGRKIHNRYEGKDISNHKRNLVIAGGVTLSVIVSPVVAAVTVGIGVPIMLAYVYGVVPISLCRSGGCGVSAGNGKGVRIEFDDENDMNVGSGAAAADTTSVADARNNPSIGEGSVGGLTGSLSASGSHMDRLGAIRDNLSETASTMALAGASITGSLSGSAMVNYLNRLEVQADVQKERCSLSGESGTVSLGTVSDNASTKAMAGSILNAYMPLDRDGNSMEVQVDIESKPGKLRHHSGSSSIDDGSHVGRCGWTCPSNGCTSAEGKGTSTKWAKEASCSSSSSSGGKKSKGKLRKKGGGGTKINETREDMDAQLLEQRSTNSSEFDSPSLSGSLPSVADSHSSHFSEFSCSDLESMKTSCSHGSSGGDYHTRFATVSPLPEVENDRLETCPTSSSSSQGQSAVATPNSPTSTTSSLGHSTELPPLCFIAEENVNLVCPTEPDSHSNTGEMLKETNNNNTQHHQPQQPAQTQHQPKNSCIQTDI from the exons ATGAGCTTGCAAAAGCACCAGCAGCTGGGGCGAGGAAGTGGTGGGGTAATGGGTTCTGATCGGGACCTGCAGTCCACTGCTTCCTCCATCTCTCTGCCCTCTGTGAAGAAGGCCCCCAAAAAGAGGCGTCTCTCCCTAGCCTCGCTTTTTAGGCGACGAGGACGAGAGTCTAAATCAGGCCGCCAAAGGTCCCGAGACCTGCAGCACTCTGGACCCGGAGGGCTAGGAGGGGTGGATGGCATCGCCAGTATTGAGAGTATCCACTCTGAGATGTGTAATGATAAGAACTCTGCCTTCTTTGCTGTGGCTGGGACCGGAGCTGCctcgtctgctgctgctgctgctgctgcctccaccTCATCTGCCTCGGGGCCTTGTTCCTCTACCTCCTCATCCTCCAAGGTAGGGGGTGGGGTTGGGGCAGAGCTACTGGAGTGCCCGCTGTGCCTTTTGCGTCACTCCAGGGAGAGCTTCCCTGACATCATGACCTGTCACCACCGCTCCTGCATTGATTGCCTGCGCCAGTACCTACGCATTGAAATCTCAGAGTCCCGTGTCAACATTAGCTGCCCTGAGTGTTCAGAGCGCTTCAACCCACACGACATCCGTATGATCCTGGGAGACCACGCACTGATGGAGAAATATGAGGAATTCATGCTGAGGAGGTGGCTGGTAGCTGATCCAGACTGCCGCTGGTGTCCTGCACCAGACTGTGG GTATGCAGTTATTGCCTTCGGGTGTGCCAGCTGTCCGAAGCTCACCTGTGGGAGGGAGGGCTGCGGCACAGAGTTCTGTTACCACTGTAAGCAGCTGTGGCATCCCAACCAGACCTGTGACGCAGCGCGCCAGCAAAGAGCCCAGAGCCTCCGCCTCAGAACGGTGCGCTCATCCTCCCTCAACTACAGTCAAGAGAGTGGAGCTGCAG CTGATGACATCAAGCCGTGTCCACGCTGTGCTGCTTACATCATCAAGATGAATGATGGCAGCTGTAACCACATGACGTGCGCTGTCTGTGGCTGCGAGTTCTGTTGGCTCTGCATGAAAGAGATCTCAGACTTGCACTACCTGAG TCCATCAGGCTGTACTTTCTGGGGAAAGAAGCCGTGgagcagaaagaagaagatTCTTTGGCAACTGGGAACACTCGTGGGTGCCCCTGTTGGCATTGCACTCATTGCAGGCATAGCTATCCCTGCCATGATTATTGGTATTCCTGTATATGTGGGAAGGAAG ATCCATAACCGCTACGAAGGCAAAGATATTTCCAACCACAAGAGGAACCTGGTGATCGCTGGTGGGGTGACTCTGTCTGTCATCGTGTCTCCAGTAGTGGCTGCAGTCACTGTCG GCATTGGAGTTCCTATCATGCTTGCATATGTCTACGGCGTGGTACCCATCTCTCTGTGCCGTAGTGGTGGGTGTGGTGTCTCCGCTGGGAACGGGAAGGGAGTTCGCATCGAGTTTGATGATGAAAATGACATGAACGTTGGGAGCGGGGCAGCTGCCGCTG ATACTACATCAGTCGCAGACGCCAGGAACAACCCCAGTATAGGTGAAGGCAGTGTCGGTGGGTTGACAGGCAGCCTGAGTGCAAGCGGCAGCCACATGGACCGTCTGGGGGCCATTAGGGACAACCTGAGTGAGACGGCCTCCACCATGGCCCTGGCTGGAGCCAGCATCACCGGCAGCCTGTCTGGCAGCGCCATGGTCAATTATCTGAACAG GCTGGAGGTGCAGGCTGATGTGCAGAAGGAGCGCTGCAGTCTTAGTGGCGAGTCCGGCACAGTGAGCCTGGGAACAGTCAGCGACAATGCTAGCACCAAAGCAATGGCTGGATCCATTCTTAATGCCTACATGCCTCTTGACAG AGATGGGAACAGTATGGAGGTGCAGGTTGACATTGAATCCAAACCTGGCAAACTACGGCATcacagcggcagcagcagcattgaTGACGGCAGCCATGTTGGTCGCTGCGGCTGGACCTGTCCCTCTAATGGCTGCACCTCTGCAGAGGGCAAAGGAACCTCCACTAAGTGGGCCAAAGaggcctcctgctcctcctcctccagctcggGGGGCAAGAAGAGCAAAGGCAAGCTGCGGAAGAAAGGGGGAGGAGGCACAAAGATCAATGAGACACGGGAGGACATGGATGCTCAGCTGCTGGAGCAGCGCAGCACCAACTCCTCAGAGTTCGACTCTCCTTCGCTGAGCGGCAGCCTGCCATCAGTGGCCGACTCCCACTCCAGCCACTTCTCTGAGTTCAGCTGCTCCGACCTGGAGAGCATGAAGACCTCGTGTAGCCACGGCTCCAGCGGTGGCGACTACCACACGCGCTTTGCCACAGTCAGCCCCCTGCCTGAAGTGGAGAACGACCGCCTGGAGACCTGCCCCacttcttcatcctcctcccaGGGACAGAGTGCTGTGGCCACCCCCAACTCCCCCacctccaccacgtcctcccTGGGTCACAGCACAGAGCTCCCCCCTCTCTGCTTCATAGCAGAGGAGAATGTCAACCTGGTGTGCCCCACTGAGCCGGACTCTCACAGCAACACCGGAGAGATGTTGAAggaaaccaacaacaacaacacccagCATCATCAACCACAACAGCCAGCCCAGACGCAGCATCAGCCCAAGAACTCCTGTATACAGACTGATATTTAA